Within the Tessaracoccus flavescens genome, the region GGCGGCAACGCCTGGGCCTGGCGGGAACGCGCAGACGTCGTCGGTCTCGGCAAGCTGTTGTACGCCGCCCTTGTCAGGCATTGGCCCGACGGCGCAGCCTACGGCCTGCCAGCCGCCCCGATCGTCGCTGGGGAGCCCGCGGCCCCCTACACGGTGCAGGCGGGCATCTCGCCCGCCCTCGACCGGATCTGCGTGACCACGATCACCGAGCGTGGGGCCATGTCCGAGCGTCGGATCACGACCGCCTCGCAGCTCGTCAACGAGCTGACCCAGGTGCTCGGCACCGCCGACGCCTCGGCCGATCTCGAGCAGCGCGTCCGCTCGCGGCGCACCGACGAGGACCAGCCTGTAGCCCGCGTCGCCCCGGCGGCGGTGACGGCGACCCAGCCCGCGCGCGCCATGGATCTGGAACCAGAGACGGTGGTCGTCGAGCCGAGGCCGCAGCCCTCGCCCGGGCAGCCGCCCGCCGAGCGGGCGCAGCGTTCCCGCCCGGTGCTGTGGGTGCTGCTCGCGCTCGCGGTGATCGCCCTGGTGGTGTCGCTGATCATCGTCGGCGTCAACAGCGCGCGGGAGAACAGCGCTCAGGAGCCGCCGACCCCGGCCAACGGCCCCAGCACGACGGCCAGCCCCACCGCGTCCGCGATCACCATCGTCGGGGCCCGGGACTTCGACCCGGAGACCGACGGAGGCAACGGCGAGGAACTGCCCGAGCTGGTCGGCAACGTCTTCGACGGGGATCCGGCGACGTCGTGGAAGACGATGTCGTACAAGAACCGGCCGAACCTCGGCGGGCTGAAGCCCGGCGTCGGCGTCATCCTCGACCTGGGTGAGCCGCGCACCGTCACGGCGGCCGAGCTGACCCTCACCGGCGGGGCGACGAGCATCGAACTGCGCGTCCCGAGCGGGGACGAGCCGTCGATGCGCACGGAGGCGGACTGGATGCTGGTGGGCGCGAACGAGGCCGCCACCGGCACCGTCTCCGTCCCGCTGACGGCACCGACCGAGACCCGCTACCTGATGGTGTACTTCACGAACCTGCCGCCGGTCGGCGACCGGTTCATCGGCGAACTCAACGAGGTAAAGCTCAGCTGACGCGACGACGCCGCCGTGGCTGGCACGGCGGCGTCGAGGGTATGGTTCAGCGGAGCGCGCGGCCCTCGGCGTCCGGCAGCTTGCGCGTGGCGATCAGGATGATGTCGATCAGTGCCCAGACCCCGAAGCCACCCATGGTGATCAGCTTCAGGAAGCCGAGGCCGATCTGGCCGAGGTAGAACCTGTCGACGCCCAGCGTGCCGAGCACGATGCTCAGCACGAGCGCCACCGTCCAGTCGCGCGTGGAGAACAGCCCCGGCATCTGGCCTGCGGGGAAGTAGTTGCCTCCGTTGACGTCGCGGATCATCGTGTCGGCGCGCAGCGCCCCGCTGTTGGCCATGCCGGCGAGCGCCTGTACCGGGTAGGGACCGTGCTCCTGCCCGTAGGCGGCAACATAGAACATTCCAGGGACCGGCACCTGACCGTACATGTCGTAAGTCATGGATCGATTTTACGGCGTGGCCCCCGAGCAGACATCGGCGCCCGGTCGTATCCGACCCTGACTCCCGGCCTAAGGTGAGGGGCGTGAACGACCCGTTGAGCTACGTCTACTGTCCGCCGAGCCAGAGGGTGGACGCCGACGCGTGTCGCGGGCTGCTCGACCGGGTCGGGGCAGCACTGTGGATCACCCCGATGCCGGACGGCGTGCCGAGCGCGACACACCTGCCGACCCTCTGGCGCGGAGACCGTCTGATCGCCCACGCCTCCGACCACAACCAGCAGTTCGCCACGCTCACCGACGGGGTCGCCTGTCGGGTCGTGGTGCAGGGAGACGGGGCCTATGTCAGCCCGCGGTGGTACCCGAGCATCCAGCCGAGGAGCGAGGGCGGCGCCGCGCGGGGGCGGGCTGAGGGACGCGCCGTCGGCACGTGGAACTACGAGCAGGCCCAGTTCGCTGGGGTGCTGCGCGTCCACCACGACCGCGACCGGTTGCGCGAGGAGGTCACCCAGCTCGGCCACACGCACGACGACCGGCGCATCGCTGAGGGCTGCCCCGCCGATGCCGGGCGAGGAGCCTGGCGCACCGACGAGCTGCCGCCGGACTTCTTCGACGCCATGCTGCGCGGCATCGTCGGGCTCGAACTGGAGATCACCGACGTCGTCGGACGCTTCAAGCTGGCCCAGAACAGGACCCAACTGGACCGCGACGGCGTCATCGACGGCCTCACCGAGCGGGGACGCCCCAACGACCTGTCGGTCGCCGGATCGATGCGTGCCGCCACCCCGCTGTACGACCCGTCGGACACATCCGACTGATGTCGGGTCCGAGCGAGTGGGAGACGCGCACCCACGTCTGGGCCCATCCAGTTGACACTGATCATCTGGCCGAGGTTCGCTCGTGCACTCCCCCGTCGGCGCTGCACGCCGTGCTGGAGGTGCTGGCCCATGCGGACGAGGAGGCCGCCTCCCGCGGAGCCCGAGGCTCCGTCGTGGTGACGCTGGCGGAGGCGGCAGCGGGGTTCGCGCACCTGGGCGTGGAGATCCTCGACCGGCCGTGAGGATCAGTCGAGACCCGCGACCAGGACCTTCGAGAGGTCGTAGCTGACCGGTTCCTCCAACTGTTCGTAGGTGCAGGAACCGGGCTCGCGGTCGTCGCGCCAACGCACGAACTGGGCCGTGTGACGGAACCGGTCGCCCTCCATGTGGTCGTAGCGCACCTCGACGACACGCTCCGGGCGGAGGGGAACGAAGGAGAGGTCCTTCTTCGCGTTCCAGCGGGAGTGCGCCGCCGACGTCGGGGTACGCGGGATCGACTGGTCGCGGTTGTCGGGCAGCGTCTCCTCGGGTTTCGCCCAAGCCCACGGATGTCCGTCGAAGTCGGTGACGAGCGGCTGCAGTTCCTCGAAGAGCTCCCGACGCCTCGCCATCGGGAAGGCGCCGATGACACCGACGGAGTTGAGCGAGCCGTCCTCGGTGTAGAGGCCGAGCAGGAGCGAACCGATGGCGTCCGTCTCGTCCTTGTACAGCCGGTAGCCGGCCACGACGCAGTCGGCCGTGCGTTCGTGCTTGAGCTTGTACATCACGCGCTTGTCCTCAACGTACGGCTCGTCGAGCGGCTTGGCGATGACGCCGTCGAGTCCCGCCCCCTCGAACTGGCTGAACCAGTCCATCGCGACGTCCTCGTCGTGGGTGGCCTGTGTGAGGTAGATCGGCGGCCTGGCGTCGCGCAGGGCGAGTTCGAGCGCACCGCGTCGTTCGCGGAAGGGCTTCTCAGTGAAGTTGTCCTGCCCGAGCGCGAGCAGGTCGAAGGCGACGAAGCTGGCCGGCGTCGCCTCGCTGAGCTTCTTGATCCGGGACGCGGCGGGGTGGATCCGTTGCTGCAGCGCGTCGAAGTTGAGCCGGTCGCCCGTCTCGGGGTCGATCATGATGATCTCGCCGTCGATGACGCTGTGGTCGGGGAAGTTCGCGATCACGGCCTCGACCAGCTCGGGGAAGTACCTGGTCATCGGGCGCGAGTTGCGCGACCCGATCTCCACCATGTCACCGGAGCGCCAGATGATGGAGCGGAAGCCGTCCCATTTCGGCTCAAACAAGAAGTCGCCCTCAGGCAGCTTCTTGACCGGCTTGGCCAGCATCGGACCGTACGGCGGCGCGATGGCGGTGCCCCACTCCGCGTCGCGCTCGGCCTTGGGAGCCATGTAGTCCTCGTCGGCCCGATCGGCCTTGCGCTTGCTCGGTGGCACGCGCGGCGGCTCTCCCGGCATCTTGGGGTAGTCGGGCGGGAAGTTCAGTTCGCCGAGGCCTCGGTCGAGATCGGCCTGCCACAGCGCGAGCGCGCCCGCGATGTCGCCCACATGCTCGTCCATGTCCGCCCAGGGGCAGGGTCGGCTCTCCAGGAGGGCGGGCACCGTGCGGACGGTGAACTCGCGCGGGTCCGCGTCGGGCAGTTCGTCCCAGGTGAGCGGGGTCGACACGGGTGCCCCTGGGAGCGGGCGGGGCGAGTAGGCGCCGGCGATCGTCCGGTCGCGGTTCGCCTGGTTGAAGTCGACGAAGACGCGCTCGCCGCGTTCCTCCTTCCACCACGACGTGGTGACGAGGTCCGGCATCCGGCGCTCCAGTTCGCGGGCGATGCCGATCACCGCGTGCCGCACGTCCTGGAACTCGTGGTCGGGCCGGATCCTCGCGTAGACGTGGATCCCACGGTTGCCGGAGGTCTTCGCGTAGGCGGTCAACCCGTTCTCGGCCATCACCTTCCGGAGCTCGAGCGCGGCAGTGACGGCATCGCGGAAGTCGCGTCCGGGCTGCGGGTCGAGGTCGATGCGGAACTCGTCCGGGTTGTCGAGGTTGGCGGTGCGCACGGGCCAGGGATGGAACGTGATGGTGCCCATCTGCGCGGCCCAGGCCAGCTCCGCCGGTTCGTCGAAGACGAGCTGCTCGTGGCGCCTGCGCGACGGGTAGGTGCACATCACGGCCCGCAGATAGTCCGGGGCACCGCGCGGTGGACGCTTGGAGAAGAACTCCTCGCCCTCGATCCCGTCGGGGAACCGCTGCAGAGTCATGGGGCGGTCACCGTTGATGGCGAGGAACGGGTCGGCGACCGACAGCAGATATTCGGCGAGGCCCTGTTTCGTGATCGGGTCGTCGCCTGGCCACAGGACCTTGTCGGGGCTGCTGAGTTTCACGGAGCGCGGTTCGGGTCCGGGCACCTCGAGGATCAGATCGGCCATGAGAGCAAACGTAACCGGAACCGGGTACCAGGTGAGCAGGAATGCCCCGCGCCGCGCCGTGCGTGGCAGTGTGTCGTCCATGGCGACACATCCACCGATCGAGCTCAGCATCGCCGAACTGCGCGGCGTCAGCGCGTTCGCCTTGCGGTGCGCCGAGGGCGTGCTGCCCATTTTCGCGGAGGCCTTTCCCGACGATGAGCGTCCGGCGCTTGC harbors:
- a CDS encoding ATP-dependent DNA ligase; translated protein: MADLILEVPGPEPRSVKLSSPDKVLWPGDDPITKQGLAEYLLSVADPFLAINGDRPMTLQRFPDGIEGEEFFSKRPPRGAPDYLRAVMCTYPSRRRHEQLVFDEPAELAWAAQMGTITFHPWPVRTANLDNPDEFRIDLDPQPGRDFRDAVTAALELRKVMAENGLTAYAKTSGNRGIHVYARIRPDHEFQDVRHAVIGIARELERRMPDLVTTSWWKEERGERVFVDFNQANRDRTIAGAYSPRPLPGAPVSTPLTWDELPDADPREFTVRTVPALLESRPCPWADMDEHVGDIAGALALWQADLDRGLGELNFPPDYPKMPGEPPRVPPSKRKADRADEDYMAPKAERDAEWGTAIAPPYGPMLAKPVKKLPEGDFLFEPKWDGFRSIIWRSGDMVEIGSRNSRPMTRYFPELVEAVIANFPDHSVIDGEIIMIDPETGDRLNFDALQQRIHPAASRIKKLSEATPASFVAFDLLALGQDNFTEKPFRERRGALELALRDARPPIYLTQATHDEDVAMDWFSQFEGAGLDGVIAKPLDEPYVEDKRVMYKLKHERTADCVVAGYRLYKDETDAIGSLLLGLYTEDGSLNSVGVIGAFPMARRRELFEELQPLVTDFDGHPWAWAKPEETLPDNRDQSIPRTPTSAAHSRWNAKKDLSFVPLRPERVVEVRYDHMEGDRFRHTAQFVRWRDDREPGSCTYEQLEEPVSYDLSKVLVAGLD
- a CDS encoding NINE protein, with the translated sequence MTYDMYGQVPVPGMFYVAAYGQEHGPYPVQALAGMANSGALRADTMIRDVNGGNYFPAGQMPGLFSTRDWTVALVLSIVLGTLGVDRFYLGQIGLGFLKLITMGGFGVWALIDIILIATRKLPDAEGRALR
- a CDS encoding FMN-binding negative transcriptional regulator, with protein sequence MNDPLSYVYCPPSQRVDADACRGLLDRVGAALWITPMPDGVPSATHLPTLWRGDRLIAHASDHNQQFATLTDGVACRVVVQGDGAYVSPRWYPSIQPRSEGGAARGRAEGRAVGTWNYEQAQFAGVLRVHHDRDRLREEVTQLGHTHDDRRIAEGCPADAGRGAWRTDELPPDFFDAMLRGIVGLELEITDVVGRFKLAQNRTQLDRDGVIDGLTERGRPNDLSVAGSMRAATPLYDPSDTSD